From Labrus bergylta chromosome 22, fLabBer1.1, whole genome shotgun sequence, one genomic window encodes:
- the LOC109993398 gene encoding doublesex- and mab-3-related transcription factor A1: MDSRLRPLGMPGHTANPLGGLQVPPSLLRPPPLFLRACNPALERGYPRTPKCARCRNHGVVSALKGHKRFCRWRDCVCAKCTLIAERQRVMAAQVALRRQQAQEESEARELRLLYPGSEAGIPQGSTVGPVVPAATSNAPTSAGFDVFGGENRKDDEKLCKYNFYNGFMGRPLYAPHTARLTTPDDKKDLSPNSDIPMSLTDNSASPSPVFDQSQSPHRSPSSSDPESGSESEKPRDYSSLERDPTDIMARIFPNQTRDTLESMVRTCKGDIVRSIELVLSSKEPKTDSDAPRASAGFPGALGALGNKSAFSPLHMPPTSAGGDSLYGLGPRLGVSPLRMTYSSPNGAMAGFMSPYMTSGLMPMFPLRPPLDYSFPGMIRDLAYLQSKESLCSSGLYARLNTEK, translated from the exons ATGGACAGCAGGCTCAGACCGCTCGGCATGCCCGGGCACACCGCCAACCCACTCGGTGGCTTGCAGGTCCCCCCTTCCCTCCTGCGCCCgcctcccctcttcctccgGGCTTGTAACCCTGCATTAGAGAGGGGTTACCCGCGCACCCCGAAGTGTGCCAGATGCAGGAATCACGGGGTAGTGTCCGCGCTCAAAGGTCACAAGCGCTTCTGCCGCTGGAGAGACTGCGTGTGCGCAAAGTGCACCCTGATAGCGGAGAGGCAACGCGTGATGGCCGCTCAGGTGGCGCTGAGGAGGCAGCAGGCGCAGGAGGAGAGCGAGGCCCGGGAGCTCCGGCTGTTGTACCCCGGCTCAGAGGCAGGGATCCCTCAGGGGTCTACTGTAGGGCCCGTGGTGCCAGCAGCAACCAGCAACGCTCCAACTTCTGCaggttttgatgtttttggagGGGAGAACAGAAAAGATG ATGAAAAGCTGTGCAAGTACAACTTTTATAACGGATTCATGGGTCGACCCCTCTATGCCCCCCACACCGCACGTCTCACAACTCCAGACGACAAAAAGGATCTGTCTCCAAACAGCGACATCCCCATGTCATTAACTGATAACAGCGCGAGTCCATCCCCGGTGTTCGATCAATCACAGAGTCCACACAGGTCACCTTCCTCCTCGGATCCGGAGTCAGGCAGTGAGTCGGAGAAACCCAGAGACTATTCGAGCTTGGAACGGGATCCCACTGACATCATGGCCAGGATATTCCCCAACCAGACGCGGGACACCCTGGAGTCTATGGTGAGAACGTGCAAAGGGGACATTGTCAGGTCCATTGAACTGGTCCTGAGCTCCAAAGAACCCAAAACGGACTCTGATGCCCCCAGAGCTTCTGCTGGGTTTCCTGGAGCGCTCGGTGCTCTTGGGAACAAGTCCGCTTTCTCTCCGCTCCACATGCCACCAACGTCCGCAGGGGGAGACAGTCTGTACGGGCTCGGGCCTCGCCTGGGCGTCAGCCCCCTGCGGATGACATATTCCTCCCCAAACGGTGCTATGGCAGGTTTTATGTCACCGTACATGACATCCGGACTGATGCCAATGTTTCCACTGCGTCCACCTTTGGACTACTCCTTCCCGGGCATGATCCGAGACCTTGCTTACCTTCAGAGCAAAGAGTCACTGTGCAGTTCAGGTCTTTACGCACGACTTAACACGGAAAAATGA